One window from the genome of Malus domestica chromosome 01, GDT2T_hap1 encodes:
- the LOC114826994 gene encoding peroxidase 17-like — protein MSPLFFLPFLLLLLLPIAVPAAQLRPGHYSETCPEAESIIRDVMKKALVKEPRSLASVMRFQFHDCFVNGCDGSMLLDDTPTMLGEKLSLSNINSLRSYEVVDEAKEALEKVCPGVVSCADIVIMAARDAVALTGGPDWEVKLGRLDSLSASQEASDNIMPSPRANASSLIDLFAKFNLSVKDLVALSGSHSIGQGRCFSIMFRLYNQSGTGRPDPAFEPKYREKLSRLCPLNVDQNVTGDLDATPLVFDNQYFKDLVSGRGFLNSDQTLYTYPQTRTYVKQFSSKQGEFFKAFVEGMIKMGDLQFDQPGEVRRNCRVVNHRPVNTLWNLGGMNPTF, from the exons ATGTCACCTCTCTTCTTCCtccccttcctcctcctcctcctcctgccCATAGCCGTGCCCGCCGCGCAACTCCGCCCCGGCCATTACTCCGAAACATGCCCGGAAGCAGAATCCATTATCCGGGACGTCATGAAGAAGGCTCTAGTCAAAGAGCCCCGCAGCCTTGCCTCTGTCATGCGCTTCCAATTCCATGACTGCTTTGTGAat GGCTGTGATGGTTCTATGTTACTTGATGACACGCCAACAATGCTTGGAGAAAAACTTTCCCTTTCAAATATAAATTCTCTGAGATCTTATGAGGTGGTTGATGAAGCCAAGGAAGCCTTGGAGAAGGTCTGTCCTGGAGTTGTTTCTTGCGCTGATATAGTAATCATGGCGGCTCGAGACGCTGTTGCTCTG ACGGGAGGACCTGATTGGGAAGTGAAGTTAGGGAGATTGGATAGCTTATCAGCTAGCCAGGAAGCATCAGACAACATTATGCCAAGTCCAAGAGCCAACGCAAGCTCCCTCATTGACCTCTTTGCCAAATTTAATCTTTCTGTCAAAGATCTCGTTGCCCTTTCGGGGTCACACTCCATTGGCCAAGGTAGGTGCTTTTCCATCATGTTTCGGCTGTACAACCAATCCGGCACTGGGAGGCCCGACCCTGCCTTTGAACCAAAGTATAGGGAAAAGTTGAGCAGGCTTTGCCCTTTGAACGTGGACCAAAATGTGACCGGAGACCTGGATGCTACACCTTTGGTATTTGATAACCAGTACTTCAAGGACTTGGTTTCGGGGAGAGGCTTTCTGAATTCTGATCAGACACTTTACACATATCCACAAACTAGGACATATGTTAAGCAGTTTAGCAGTAAACAAGGAGAATTTTTCAAGGCCTTTGTTGAAGGGATGATAAAGATGGGTGACTTGCAGTTTGATCAGCCTGGGGAGGTACGAAGGAACTGTAGGGTGGTTAATCATCGTCCTGTCAACACGCTTTGGAATCTTGGGGGGATGAATCCGACTTTCTGA
- the LOC114827018 gene encoding peroxidase 17-like — MCPLFSLFILHMITGATAQLRHGYYSETCPKAKSIVQDVMKVALIQEPWSLASVMRLQFHDCFVNGCDASLLLDDTPTMLGEKLALANINSLRSYEVVDQVKEALEKVCPGVVSCADIIIMVSRDAVSLTGGPYWEVKLGRLDSLTARKEDSDNVMPSPRSNATFLIGLFAKFNLSVKDLVALSGSHSIGKARCFSIIFRLYNQSGSGRPDPAIDPKFRQKLDRLCPLNVDQNITGDLDATTVKFDNQYFRDLVAGRGFLNSDQTLFTFPETREFVKLFSIDQGEFFKAFVKGMIKMGDLTVDQPGEVRKNCRVVNSHSSKFPMHPS; from the exons ATGTGTCCTCTCTTTTCACTCTTCATTCTACACATGATAACCGGCGCCACTGCGCAACTCCGCCACGGTTATTACTCGGAAACCTGCCCGAAAGCTAAATCCATTGTCCAGGATGTCATGAAGGTGGCTTTGATTCAAGAGCCATGGAGTCTTGCTTCAGTCATGCGCTTACAGTTCCACGATTGCTTTGTCAAT GGTTGTGATGCTTCATTGTTGCTTGACGACACACCAACCATGCTAGGAGAAAAACTAGCCCTTGCAAACATTAATTCACTGAGATCTTATGAAGTTGTTGACCAAGTGAAAGAAGCCTTGGAGAAGGTGTGTCCGGGAGTTGTTTCTTGCGCAGACATTATAATCATGGTGTCTAGAGATGCTGTTTCTCTG ACAGGGGGCCCTTACTGGGAAGTGAAGTTGGGAAGATTGGATAGCTTAACAGCAAGAAAAGAAGACTCAGACAACGTTATGCCAAGTCCAAGATCCAATGCGACATTCCTCATTGGCCTGTTTgccaaatttaatctctctgtCAAAGACCTTGTTGCGCTTTCGGGGTCACACTCTATTGGCAAAGCTCGGTGCTTTTCCATCATATTTCGGCTGTACAACCAATCCGGAAGTGGCCGGCCAGACCCTGCCATTGATCCAAAGTTTAGACAAAAGCTAGACAGGCTTTGCCCATTAAACGTGGACCAAAACATTACCGGAGACCTTGATGCTACGACTGTAAAGTTTGATAACCAGTACTTCAGGGACTTGGTTGCCGGAAGAGGGTTTCTGAACTCGGATCAAACGCTTTTCACGTTTCCGGAGACGAGGGAATTTGTGAAGCTGTTCAGCATTGATCAAGGTGAATTTTTCAAGGCTTTTGTGAAGGGCATGATAAAGATGGGTGACTTGACGGTGGATCAGCCTGGGGAAGTACGAAAAAATTGCAGGGTGGTTAATAGTCATTCTTCTAAATTTCCAATGCATCCTAGCTAG